Proteins co-encoded in one Saccharomyces cerevisiae S288C chromosome II, complete sequence genomic window:
- the TKL2 gene encoding transketolase TKL2 (Transketolase; catalyzes conversion of xylulose-5-phosphate and ribose-5-phosphate to sedoheptulose-7-phosphate and glyceraldehyde-3-phosphate in the pentose phosphate pathway; needed for synthesis of aromatic amino acids; TKL2 has a paralog, TKL1, that arose from the whole genome duplication), with amino-acid sequence MAQFSDIDKLAVSTLRLLSVDQVESAQSGHPGAPLGLAPVAHVIFKQLRCNPNNEHWINRDRFVLSNGHSCALLYSMLHLLGYDYSIEDLRQFRQVNSRTPGHPEFHSAGVEITSGPLGQGISNAVGMAIAQANFAATYNEDGFPISDSYTFAIVGDGCLQEGVSSETSSLAGHLQLGNLITFYDSNSISIDGKTSYSFDEDVLKRYEAYGWEVMEVDKGDDDMESISSALEKAKLSKDKPTIIKVTTTIGFGSLQQGTAGVHGSALKADDVKQLKKRWGFDPNKSFVVPQEVYDYYKKTVVEPGQKLNEEWDRMFEEYKTKFPEKGKELQRRLNGELPEGWEKHLPKFTPDDDALATRKTSQQVLTNMVQVLPELIGGSADLTPSNLTRWEGAVDFQPPITQLGNYAGRYIRYGVREHGMGAIMNGISAFGANYKPYGGTFLNFVSYAAGAVRLAALSGNPVIWVATHDSIGLGEDGPTHQPIETLAHLRAIPNMHVWRPADGNETSAAYYSAIKSGRTPSVVALSRQNLPQLEHSSFEKALKGGYVIHDVENPDIILVSTGSEVSISIDAAKKLYDTKKIKARVVSLPDFYTFDRQSEEYRFSVLPDGVPIMSFEVLATSSWGKYAHQSFGLDEFGRSGKGPEIYKLFDFTADGVASRAEKTINYYKGKQLLSPMGRAF; translated from the coding sequence atggcacAGTTCTCCGACATTGATAAACTTGCGGTTTCCACTTTAAGATTACTTTCCGTTGACCAGGTGGAAAGCGCACAATCTGGCCACCCAGGTGCACCACTAGGATTGGCACCAGTTGCCCATGTAATTTTCAAGCAACTGCGCTGTAACCCTAACAATGAACATTGGATCAATAGAGACAGGTTTGTTCTGTCGAACGGTCACTCATGCGCTCTTCTGTACTCAATGCTCCATCTATTAGGATACGATTACTCTATCGAGGACTTGAGACAATTTAGACAAGTAAACTCAAGGACACCGGGTCATCCAGAATTCCACTCAGCGGGAGTGGAAATCACTTCCGGTCCGCTAGGCCAGGGTATCTCAAATGCTGTTGGTATGGCAATAGCGCAGGCCAACTTTGCCGCCACTTATAACGAGGATGGCTTTCCCATTTCCGACTCATATACGTTTGCTATTGTAGGGGATGGTTGCTTACAAGAGGGTGTTTCTTCGGAGACCTCTTCCTTAGCGGGACATCTGCAATTGGGTAACTTGATTACGTTTTATGACAGTAATAGCATTTCCATTGACGGTAAAACCTCGTACTCGTTCGACGAAGATGTTTTGAAGCGATACGAGGCATATGGTTGGGAAGTCATGGAAGTCGATAAAGGAGACGACGATATGGAATCCATTTCTAGCGCTTTGGAAAAGGCAAAACTATCGAAGGACAAGCCAACCATAATCAAGGTAACTACTACAATTGGATTTGGGTCCCTACAACAGGGTACTGCTGGTGTTCATGGGTCCGCTTTGAAGGCAGATGATGTTAAACAGTTGAAGAAGAGGTGGGGGTTTGACCCAAATAAATCATTTGTAGTACCTCAAGAGGTGTACGATTATTATAAGAAGACTGTTGTGGAACCCGGTCAAAAACTTAATGAGGAATGGGATAGGATGTTTGAAGAATACAAAACCAAATTTCCCGAGAAGGGTAAAGAATTGCAAAGAAGATTGAATGGTGAGTTACCGGAAGGTTGGGAAAAGCATTTACCGAAGTTTACTCCGGACGACGATGCTCTGGCAACAAGAAAGACATCCCAGCAGGTGCTGACGAACATGGTCCAAGTTTTGCCTGAATTGATCGGTGGTTCTGCCGATTTGACACCTTCGAATCTGACAAGGTGGGAAGGCGCGGTAGATTTCCAACCTCCCATTACCCAACTAGGTAACTATGCAGGAAGGTACATTAGATACGGTGTGAGGGAACACGGAATGGGTGCCATTATGAACGGTATCTCTGCCTTTGGTGCAAACTACAAGCCTTACGGTGGTACCTTTTTGAACTTCGTCTCTTATGCTGCAGGAGCCGTTAGGTTAGCCGCCTTGTCTGGTAATCCAGTCATTTGGGTTGCAACACATGACTCTATCGGGCTTGGTGAGGATGGTCCAACGCACCAACCTATTGAAACTCTGGCTCACTTGAGGGCTATTCCAAACATGCATGTATGGAGACCTGCTGATGGTAACGAAACTTCTGCTGCGTATTATTCTGCTATCAAATCTGGTCGAACACCATCTGTTGTGGCTTTATCACGACAGAATCTTCCTCAATTGGAGCATTcctcttttgaaaaagccTTGAAGGGTGGCTATGTGATCCATGACGTGGAGAATCCTGATATTATCCTGGTGTCAACAGGATCAGAAGTCTCCATTTCTATAGATGCAGCCAAAAAATTGTACGatactaaaaaaatcaaagcaAGAGTTGTTTCCCTGCCAGACTTTTATACTTTTGACAGGCAAAGTGAAGAATACAGATTCTCTGTTCTACCAGACGGTGTTCCGATCATGTCCTTTGAAGTATTGGCTACTTCAAGCTGGGGTAAGTATGCTCATCAATCGTTCGGACTCGACGAATTTGGTCGTTCAGGCAAGGGGCCTGAAATTTACAAATTGTTCGATTTCACAGCGGACGGTGTTGCGTCAAGGGCTGAAAAGACAATCAATTACTACAAAGGAAAGCAGTTGCTTTCTCCTATGGGAAGAGCTTTCTAA
- the TEF2 gene encoding translation elongation factor EF-1 alpha (Translational elongation factor EF-1 alpha; GTP-bound active form, binds to and delivers aminoacylated tRNA to the A-site of ribosomes for elongation of nascent polypeptides; moonlighting function as an actin binding and bundling protein; association with GTPase Rho1p on the vacuolar membrane may facilitate F-actin remodeling; involved in tRNA re-export from the nucleus; Tef2p-RFP levels increase during replicative aging) encodes MGKEKSHINVVVIGHVDSGKSTTTGHLIYKCGGIDKRTIEKFEKEAAELGKGSFKYAWVLDKLKAERERGITIDIALWKFETPKYQVTVIDAPGHRDFIKNMITGTSQADCAILIIAGGVGEFEAGISKDGQTREHALLAFTLGVRQLIVAVNKMDSVKWDESRFQEIVKETSNFIKKVGYNPKTVPFVPISGWNGDNMIEATTNAPWYKGWEKETKAGVVKGKTLLEAIDAIEQPSRPTDKPLRLPLQDVYKIGGIGTVPVGRVETGVIKPGMVVTFAPAGVTTEVKSVEMHHEQLEQGVPGDNVGFNVKNVSVKEIRRGNVCGDAKNDPPKGCASFNATVIVLNHPGQISAGYSPVLDCHTAHIACRFDELLEKNDRRSGKKLEDHPKFLKSGDAALVKFVPSKPMCVEAFSEYPPLGRFAVRDMRQTVAVGVIKSVDKTEKAAKVTKAAQKAAKK; translated from the coding sequence ATGGGTAAAGAGAAGTCTCACATTAACGTTGTCGTTATCGGTCATGTCGATTCTGGTAAGTCTACCACTACCGGTCATTTGATTTACAAGTGTGGTGGTATTGACAAGAGAACCATCGAAAAGTTCGAAAAGGAAGCCGCTGAATTAGGTAAGGGTTCTTTCAAGTACGCTTGGGTTTTGGACAAGTTAAAGGctgaaagagaaagaggTATCACTATCGATATTGCTTTGTGGAAGTTCGAAACTCCAAAGTACCAAGTTACCGTTATTGATGCTCCAGGTCACAGAGATTTCATCAAGAACATGATTACTGGTACTTCTCAAGCTGACTGTGCTATCTTGATTATTGCTGGTGGTGTCGGTGAATTCGAAGCCGGTATCTCTAAGGATGGTCAAACCAGAGAACACGCTTTGTTGGCTTTCACCTTGGGTGTTAGACAATTGATTGTTGCTGTCAACAAGATGGACTCCGTCAAATGGGACGAATCCAGATTCCAAGAAATTGTCAAGGAAACCTCCAACTTTATCAAGAAGGTTGGTTACAACCCAAAGACTGTTCCATTCGTCCCAATCTCTGGTTGGAACGGTGACAACATGATTGAAGCTACCACCAACGCTCCATGGTACAAGGGTTGGGAAAAGGAAACCAAGGCCGGTGTCGTCAAGGGTAAGACTTTGTTGGAAGCCATTGACGCCATTGAACAACCATCTAGACCAACTGACAAGCCATTGAGATTGCCATTGCAAGATGTTTACAAGATCGGTGGTATTGGTACTGTGCCAGTCGGTAGAGTTGAAACCGGTGTCATCAAGCCAGGTATGGTTGTTACTTTCGCCCCAGCTGGTGTTACCACTGAAGTCAAGTCCGTTGAAATGCATCACGAACAATTGGAACAAGGTGTTCCAGGTGACAACGTTGGTTTCAACGTCAAGAACGTTTCCGTTAAGGAAATCAGAAGAGGTAACGTCTGTGGTGACGCTAAGAACGATCCACCAAAGGGTTGCGCTTCTTTCAACGCTACCGTCATTGTTTTGAACCATCCAGGTCAAATCTCTGCTGGTTACTCTCCAGTTTTGGATTGTCACACTGCTCACATTGCTTGTAGATTCGACGAATTGTTGGAAAAGAACGACAGAAGATCTGGTAAGAAGTTGGAAGACCATCCAAAGTTCTTGAAGTCCGGTGACGCTGCTTTGGTCAAGTTCGTTCCATCTAAGCCAATGTGTGTTGAAGCTTTCAGTGAATACCCACCATTAGGTAGATTCGCTGTCAGAGACATGAGACAAACTGTCGCTGTCGGTGTTATCAAGTCTGTTGACAAGACTGAAAAGGCCGCTAAGGTTACCAAGGCTGCTCAAAAGGCTGCTAAGAAATAA
- the MUD1 gene encoding Mud1p (U1 snRNP A protein; homolog of human U1-A; involved in nuclear mRNA splicing): protein MSALYFQNLPSRPANKENYTRLLLKHINPNNKYAINPSLPLPHNKLQISSQPLMLLDDQMGLLEVSISRSSKMTNQAFLTFVTQEEADRFLEKYTTTALKVQGRKVRMGKARTNSLLGLSIEMQKKKGNDETYNLDIKKVLKARKLKRKLRSDDICAKKFRLKRQIRRLKHKLRSRKVEEAEIDRIVKEFETRRLENMKSQQENLKQSQKPLKRAKVSNTMENPPNKVLLIQNLPSGTTEQLLSQILGNEALVEIRLVSVRNLAFVEYETVADATKIKNQLGSTYKLQNNDVTIGFAK, encoded by the exons ATGTCAGC ACTGtactttcaaaatttaCCCAGTAGGCCAgcaaataaagaaaattataCCAGATTACTTCTGAAACACATTAATCCCAACAACAAGTATGCCATTAATCCGTCGCTACCCCTTCCCCACAATAAATTACAAATATCATCACAACCGCTGATGTTACTAGATGATCAAATGGGCCTTCTTGAAGTTTCTATTTCAAGATCATCAAAGATGACTAACCAAGCATTTTTAACGTTTGTCACtcaagaagaagcagaCCGGTTTCTAGAAAAATACACGACAACAGCATTAAAAGTTCAAGGTCGTAAAGTGAGAATGGGAAAGGCTCGAACAAATTCGTTATTGGGTCTTTCAAtagaaatgcaaaaaaaaaaaggtaatgACGAAACGTACAACCTTGATATAAAGAAGGTGCTTAAAGCAAGGAAACTTAAACGCAAGTTACGTAGTGATGATATATGCGCCAAAAAGTTCAGGCTTAAAAGGCAAATAAGACGCCTGAAGCATAAGCTGAGATCAAGAAAGGTAGAGGAGGCTGAGATTGATAGGATTgtaaaagaatttgaaaccCGTAGATTGGAAAACATGAAGTCTCAGCAAGAAAATCTAAAACAATCGCAGAAACCTCTTAAGCGGGCTAAAGTGTCCAATACAATGGAAAATCCACCGAACAAAGTCCTTCTTATACAAAATTTGCCAAGCGGCACTACCGAGCAATTATTGTCGCAAATACTTGGCAATGAGGCTTTAGTTGAAATCAGATTAGTTAGCGTTCGTAACCTAGCTTTCGTGGAATACGAGACCGTTGCTGATGCTACGAAAATCAAGAATCAGTTAGGCTCCACTTACAAGCTACAAAACAATGACGTTACCATAGGATTTGCTAAGTAG
- the CBP6 gene encoding Cbp6p (Mitochondrial protein required for translation of the COB mRNA; forms a complex with Cbp3p that binds to mt ribosomes near the polypeptide tunnel exit and promotes efficient translation of the COB mRNA; Cbp3p-Cbp6p complex also interacts with newly synthesized cytochrome b (Cobp) and Cbp4p to promote assembly of Cobp into the cytochrome bc1 complex; Cbp3p-Cbp6p complex is sequestered if assembly of Complex III is blocked, downregulating COB mRNA translation), which translates to MSSSQVVRDSAKKLVNLLEKYPKDRIHHLVSFRDVQIARFRRVAGLPNVDDKGKSIKEKKPSLDEIKSIINRTSGPLGLNKEMLTKIQNKMVDEKFTEESINEQIRALSTIMNNKFRNYYDIGDKLYKPAGNPQYYQRLINAVDGKKKESLFTAMRTVLFGK; encoded by the coding sequence ATGTCTTCTTCCCAGGTCGTCAGGGATTCTGCCAAAAAATTAGTTAATTTACTGGAAAAATATCCAAAGGATCGTATACACCACTTGGTCTCATTCAGGGATGTACAAATAGCAAGATTTAGACGTGTAGCGGGTCTGCCAAATGTAGATGACAAAGGAAAATCtataaaagagaaaaaacCCTCATtagatgaaataaaaagtatAATTAACAGAACTTCCGGTCCATTAGGACTGAATAAGGAGATGTTaaccaaaattcaaaataaaatggtAGATGAGAAATTCACGGAAGAAAGCATCAACGAGCAAATTCGTGCCTTGAGCACTataatgaataataaattcaGAAACTATTACGATATTGGCGATAAGCTCTATAAACCTGCAGGAAATCCCCAATATTATCAACGGTTAATAAATGCCGTTGACggtaagaaaaaggaaagcTTATTTACTGCAATGAGAACTGTATTATTTGGTAAATAA
- the GRS1 gene encoding glycine--tRNA ligase (Cytoplasmic and mitochondrial glycyl-tRNA synthase; ligates glycine to the cognate anticodon-bearing tRNA; transcription termination factor that may interact with the 3'-end of pre-mRNA to promote 3'-end formation; GRS1 has a paralog, GRS2, that arose from the whole genome duplication; human homolog GARS implicated in Charcot-Marie-Tooth disease, can complement yeast null mutant), whose amino-acid sequence MSVEDIKKARAAVPFNREQLESVLRGRFFYAPAFDLYGGVSGLYDYGPPGCAFQNNIIDAWRKHFILEEDMLEVDCTMLTPYEVLKTSGHVDKFSDWMCRDLKTGEIFRADHLVEEVLEARLKGDQEARGLVEDANAAAKDDAEKKKRKKKVKQIKAVKLDDDVVKEYEEILAKIDGYSGPELGELMEKYDIGNPVTGETLESPRAFNLMFETAIGPSGQLKGYLRPETAQGQFLNFNKLLEFNNSKTPFASASIGKSFRNEISPRAGLLRVREFLMAEIEHFVDPLDKSHPKFNEIKDIKLSFLPRDVQEAGSTEPIVKTVGEAVASRMVDNETLGYFIARIYQFLMKIGVDESKLRFRQHMANEMAHYAADCWDGELKTSYGWIECVGCADRSAYDLTVHSKKTKEKLVVRQKLDNPIEVTKWEIDLTKKLFGPKFRKDAPKVESHLLNMSQDDLASKAELLKANGKFTIKVDGVDGEVELDDKLVKIEQRTKVEHVREYVPSVIEPSFGIGRIIYSVFEHSFWNRPEDNARSVLSFPPLVAPTKVLLVPLSNHKDLVPVTTEVAKILRKSQIPFKIDDSGVSIGKRYARNDELGTPFGVTIDFESAKDHSVTLRERDSTKQVRGSVENVIKAIRDITYNGASWEEGTKDLTPFIAQAEAEAETD is encoded by the coding sequence ATGAGTGTAGAAGATATCAAGAAGGCTAGAGCCGCTGTTCCATTTAACAGAGAACAGCTAGAAAGTGTTTTGAGAggaagatttttttatgcCCCAGCTTTTGACTTGTACGGTGGGGTTTCTGGTTTATATGACTATGGTCCACCAGGTTGTGCATTCCAAAACAACATCATTGACGCCTGGAGAAAgcattttattttggaagaagatATGTTGGAAGTTGATTGTACTATGTTAACTCCATATGAGGTTTTGAAGACCTCAGGTCATGTTGACAAATTTTCTGATTGGATGTGTAGAGATTTGAAGACTGGTGAGATTTTCAGAGCTGACCATTTAGTCGAAGAAGTTTTGGAAGCTCGCTTAAAGGGTGACCAAGAAGCCAGAGGTTTAGTCGAGGATGCTAATGCCGCTGCTAAGGACGATGCcgaaaagaagaagagaaagaaaaaagttaaacAAATTAAAGCAGTCAAATTGGATGACGACGTTGTCAAAGAatatgaagaaattttggcTAAAATAGATGGTTATTCCGGCCCAGAATTAGGTGAATTGATGGAAAAATACGATATCGGTAACCCAGTCACCGGAGAAACTTTAGAATCTCCAAGGGCTTTTAACCTGATGTTTGAAACGGCTATTGGCCCATCTGGTCAATTAAAGGGTTACTTGAGGCCAGAAACTGCCCAAGGtcaattcttgaattttaaCAAGTTGTTAGAATTTAACAACAGTAAGACCCCTTTTGCCTCAGCCTCTATCGGTAAATCATTTAGAAATGAGATTTCCCCAAGGGCCGGTTTATTAAGAGTCCGTGAATTTTTGATGGCAGAGATTGAACATTTCGTTGACCCATTGGACAAATCTCATCCAAAATTtaatgaaatcaaagacATCAAGCTTTCCTTTTTGCCTCGTGATGTTCAAGAAGCTGGTTCTACTGAACCAATTGTCAAGACAGTTGGTGAAGCAGTTGCTTCAAGAATGGTCGATAATGAAACTTTGGGTTACTTTATTGCCAGAAtttaccaatttttgatgaaaattggTGTTGATGAGTCCAAATTGAGATTCCGTCAACATATGGCTAATGAAATGGCACATTATGCTGCTGACTGTTGGGATGGTGAATTGAAGACATCTTACGGGTGGATTGAATGTGTCGGATGTGCTGATAGATCTGCCTATGATTTGACCGTTCATTCCAAAAAgaccaaagaaaaattggttGTTAGACAAAAATTAGATAATCCAATTGAAGTCACCAAGTGGGAAATTGATTTGACGAAAAAATTGTTCGGTCCaaaattcagaaaagaTGCACCAAAAGTTGAATCTCATCTATTGAATATGTCTCAAGATGACTTGGCTTCCAAGGCTGAGTTATTGAAGGCAAATGGCAAGTTTACTATAAAGGTTGATGGTGTTGATGGCGAAGTCGAGTTGGACGATAAATTGGTTAAAATCGAACAAAGAACAAAGGTTGAACACGTTAGAGAATATGTTCCTAGTGTCATTGAACCATCTTTCGGTATTGGCCGTATCATCTACTCCGTTTTTGAGCACTCTTTCTGGAACAGACCAGAAGACAATGCCAGAAGTGTTCTTTCCTTCCCACCTTTGGTTGCTCCAACAAAGGTTCTTTTAGTTCCTTTATCTAACCACAAAGATTTAGTTCCTGTTACTACTGAAGTCGCCAAAATCTTAAGAAAGTCTCAAATCCCATTTAAGATTGATGATTCTGGAGTTTCCATTGGTAAAAGATATGCCCGTAATGACGAATTAGGTACTCCATTCGGTGTCACCATTGACTTTGAATCTGCCAAAGACCATTCTGTCACTTTGAGAGAAAGAGATTCCACCAAGCAAGTTAGAGGTTCCGTCGAAAATGTCATCAAGGCTATCCGCGATATCACTTACAATGGTGCTTCTTGGGAAGAAGGTACCAAGGATTTGACTCCTTTTATTGCCCAAGCTGAAGCTGAAGCTGAAACTGACTAA
- the MRPL36 gene encoding mitochondrial 54S ribosomal protein bL31m MRPL36 (Mitochondrial ribosomal protein of the large subunit; overproduction suppresses mutations in the COX2 leader peptide-encoding region) has translation MLKSIFAKRFASTGSYPGSTRITLPRRPAKKIQLGKSRPAIYHQFNVKMELSDGSVVIRRSQYPKGEIRLIQDQRNNPLWNPSRDDLVVVDANSGGSLDRFNKRYSSLFSVDSTTPNSSSETVELSEENKKKTQIKKEEKEDVSEKAFGMDDYLSLLDDSEQQIKSGKLASKKRDKK, from the coding sequence ATGTTGAAGTCTATATTTGCGAAGCGATTTGCTTCCACAGGGTCATATCCTGGTTCTACAAGAATTACTTTGCCAAGAAGGcctgcaaaaaaaattcaactGGGGAAGTCACGACCGGCTATTTATCACCAATTCAATGTCAAAATGGAGTTGAGTGATGGAAGTGTAGTTATCCGGAGATCCCAATATCCAAAGGGTGAAATTAGATTAATTCAAGACCAGAGAAATAATCCGCTGTGGAATCCTAGCAGGGATGACCTAGTCGTTGTGGATGCTAATTCTGGTGGTAGCTTGGACAGATTTAACAAGAGGTATAGCTCTTTGTTTTCTGTCGATTCAACGACCCCAAATTCAAGCTCTGAAACAGTTGAACTatctgaagaaaataaaaagaaaacacaGATTAAAAAGGAGGAGAAGGAAGACGTTTCTGAAAAAGCGTTCGGTATGGATGACTATCTATCTCTGTTAGACGATAGTGAACAACAGATCAAATCAGGTAAGTTGGCCAGTAAGAAGAGAGACAAGAAGTGA
- the TFC1 gene encoding transcription factor TFIIIC subunit TFC1 (Subunit of RNA polymerase III transcription initiation factor complex; one of six subunits of the RNA polymerase III transcription initiation factor complex (TFIIIC); part of the TauA globular domain of TFIIIC that binds DNA at the BoxA promoter sites of tRNA and similar genes; human homolog is TFIIIC-63), with protein sequence MPVEEPLATLSSIPDSSADQAPPLIADEFTLDLPRIPSLELPLNVSTKHSSIQKAIKMCGGIEKVKEAFKEHGPIESQHGLQLYLNDDTDSDGSKSYFNEHPVIGKRVPFRDESVILKVTMPKGTLSKNNNSVKDSIKSLKDSNKLRVTPVSIVDNTIKFREMSDFQIKLDNVPSAREFKSSFGSLEWNNFKSFVNSVPDNDSQPQENIGNLILDRSVKIPSTDFQLPPPPKLSMVGFPLLYKYKANPFAKKKKNGVTEVKGTYIKNYQLFVHDLSDKTVIPSQAHEQVLYDFEVAKKTKVYPGTKSDSKFYESLEECLKILRELFARRPIWVKRHLDGIVPKKIHHTMKIALALISYRFTMGPWRNTYIKFGIDPRSSVEYAQYQTEYFKIERKLLSSPIVKKNVPKPPPLVFESDTPGGIDSRFKFDGKRIPWYLMLQIDLLIGEPNIAEVFHNVEYLDKANELTGWFKELDLVKIRRIVKYELGCMVQGNYEYNKYKLKYFKTMLFVKESMVPENKNSEEGMGVNTNKDADGDINMDAGSQMSSNAIEEDKGIAAGDDFDDNGAITEEPDDAALENEEMDTDQNLKVPASIDDDVDDVDADEEEQESFDVKTASFQDIINKIAKLDPKTAETMKSELKGFVDEVDL encoded by the coding sequence ATGCCAGTGGAGGAGCCTCTTGCTACACTTTCATCAATTCCAGATTCTAGCGCGGACCAGGCCCCACCGTTAATAGCAGATGAATTTACGTTAGACCTGCCCAGAATTCCAAGTTTAGAATTGCCACTTAATGTCTCCACAAAACACTCTAGTATACAGAAGGCTATAAAAATGTGTGGGGGCATCgaaaaagtgaaagaaGCCTTTAAAGAACATGGACCTATCGAATCTCAGCACGGATTACAACTGTACTTAAACGATGATACTGATAGCGACGGATCCAAGAGCTATTTTAATGAGCATCCTGTAATTGGTAAAAGAGTTCCCTTCAGAGATGAGTCGGTCATATTAAAGGTTACAATGCCTAAGGGAACTTtaagtaaaaataataatagcgTCAAAGATTCTATCAAATCCTTAAAAGATTCGAATAAATTGAGAGTCACTCCTGTTTCCATAGTAGATAACACTATAAAATTTAGAGAAATGTCagattttcaaatcaaaCTGGATAATGTCCCCTCTGCAAGAGAGTTCAAAAGTAGCTTTGGCTCTCTGGAATggaataatttcaaaagttttgtCAATTCTGTACCAGATAATGACTCTCAACCTCAGGAAAACATCGGGAATTTGATCTTAGACCGTAGCGTTAAAATTCCGAGTACAGATTTCCAACTGCCGCCACCTCCTAAGTTATCAATGGTTGGTTTCCCCCTGCtttataaatataaagCTAATCCATttgcgaaaaaaaaaaaaaacggTGTCACAGAAGTGAAGGGAACATATATCAAAAACTATCAGTTGTTTGTTCATGATCTTAGTGATAAGACAGTTATACCGTCCCAAGCTCATGAACAAGTCCTGTACGATTTTGAGGTCgcgaagaaaacaaaagtcTATCCAGGCACTAAAAGTGACTCTAAATTTTATGAATCGCTGGAGGAAtgcttgaaaattttgagagAGCTCTTCGCTAGACGTCCAATTTGGGTTAAAAGACATCTTGATGGGATTGTCCCGAAGAAGATACACCATACTATGAAGATAGCGCTGGCACTCATATCTTATCGTTTCACAATGGGGCCTTGGAGAAATACATATATCAAATTTGGTATAGACCCCAGAAGTTCAGTGGAATACGCCCAATATCAAACAGAATATTTTAAGATTGAAAGGAAATTACTATCTTCTCCCATAGTGAAAAAGAATGTACCAAAGCCACCACCCCTGGTATTCGAATCAGACACTCCAGGCGGTATTGACAGCAGGTTCAaatttgatggaaaaagaataccGTGGTACCTGATGTTGCAGATTGATTTATTAATTGGTGAGCCAAACATTGCAGAAGTTTTTCACAACGTCGAATATTTAGATAAGGCGAATGAACTAACTGGATGGTTCAAAGAATTAGACTTGGTCAAGATAAGAAGGATAGTAAAATACGAACTTGGTTGCATGGTTCAAGGAAATTATGAGTATAATAAATACAAGTTGAAGTATTTCAAGACAATGTTATTTGTTAAAGAATCCATGGTACCCGAAAACAAGAACTCAGAAGAGGGAATGGGTGTTAACACCAATAAAGATGCTGATGGGGACATAAATATGGATGCAGGTAGTCAAATGTCCTCAAATGCCATAGAGGAGGATAAGGGTATCGCTGCTGgtgatgattttgatgataatgGCGCCATAACTGAAGAGCCAGACGACGCTGctttggaaaatgaagagatGGACACTGATCAGAACTTGAAGGTGCCTGCAAGTATAGACGATGACGTGGATGACGTTGATgcagatgaagaagaacaagaaagtTTTGATGTTAAAACAGCGAGCTTCCAAGATatcataaataaaatagcTAAACTAGATCCTAAAACCGCGGAAACAATGAAAAGCGAGCTCAAGGGATTTGTTGATGAAGTCGATCTGTAA